A portion of the Lentimicrobiaceae bacterium genome contains these proteins:
- a CDS encoding alginate export family protein codes for MKKFLTLILFLTLTATTAFAQVFILDSELRPKFEYRNGYRTPIDENTTPGASISQRSRVNLTYNSNILKTYISLQNIKTWGDTRMSNSADVNGTMIHQAWGEISLTPAISLKVGRQPLRYNDQRLYGYNNSSQQARTHDAFLFKYTPSSDFTLHLGATYNQDRVTDTGNFYAINDYKTFQFLWANYKVGGFDISLVFNNDGRAYAKTPEAKQKTVFNQTFGPFIEYKKDNLRVVGAAYYQTGKNANNIDKSAWFAHLETHYNFTPAFKVGIGCQILSGKSMTDTTTKDLSFDKLYGAGHTFNGTMDYFYAGSGHGQGGLIDLFMPISYKYNKLTLSLNSHYFWSHKDVIDVTVNEPNVAMPSNLGFETDFILAYKFSENVTFEVGYSQIFATKTLRHLKGKYDLDASVAQNWIWSMITIKPQLFKFEK; via the coding sequence ATGAAAAAATTTTTAACACTGATTTTATTCTTAACGTTAACAGCAACTACAGCATTTGCACAAGTATTTATTTTAGACAGTGAACTCAGACCTAAGTTTGAATACAGAAACGGTTATCGCACGCCAATTGACGAAAACACTACTCCCGGAGCCTCGATTTCACAGCGTAGCCGAGTAAATCTCACTTACAACTCCAATATATTAAAAACATATATCTCTCTTCAAAATATAAAAACTTGGGGTGATACAAGAATGTCGAACTCTGCTGATGTAAACGGTACAATGATACATCAAGCGTGGGGTGAAATTTCTCTAACTCCGGCTATTTCATTAAAAGTAGGTCGCCAACCACTGAGATACAACGATCAACGCTTGTACGGATACAATAACTCGAGTCAACAAGCAAGAACACACGACGCTTTCTTGTTTAAATATACTCCTTCGTCGGATTTTACACTGCACTTAGGAGCTACATACAACCAAGATAGAGTTACCGACACGGGAAACTTCTACGCTATAAACGACTATAAAACTTTCCAGTTTTTATGGGCAAACTATAAAGTAGGCGGTTTCGACATCAGCTTGGTTTTCAATAACGACGGTCGTGCTTACGCAAAAACTCCCGAAGCAAAGCAAAAAACCGTTTTCAATCAAACATTCGGTCCTTTTATAGAATACAAAAAAGACAATCTACGCGTTGTTGGTGCTGCTTATTACCAAACAGGTAAAAATGCTAATAATATTGACAAATCGGCTTGGTTTGCACATCTCGAAACTCATTACAATTTTACCCCTGCTTTTAAAGTAGGTATTGGATGCCAAATTCTGAGCGGAAAAAGTATGACCGACACAACTACCAAAGATTTGAGTTTTGATAAACTATACGGAGCCGGACATACATTTAACGGAACTATGGACTACTTCTACGCAGGAAGCGGTCACGGTCAGGGCGGACTTATAGACTTGTTTATGCCTATTTCGTACAAATACAACAAACTCACTCTAAGCCTTAACTCGCACTACTTTTGGTCGCATAAAGATGTTATTGATGTAACCGTAAATGAACCTAATGTTGCAATGCCATCAAACTTAGGCTTTGAAACGGATTTTATACTTGCGTACAAGTTTTCCGAAAACGTAACATTTGAAGTAGGTTACTCACAAATTTTTGCTACAAAAACTCTAAGACATCTTAAAGGCAAATACGATTTAGACGCTTCTGTTGCCCAAAACTGGATTTGGTCAATGATTACAATAAAACCACAATTGTTTAAATTTGAAAAATAG
- the tsaB gene encoding tRNA (adenosine(37)-N6)-threonylcarbamoyltransferase complex dimerization subunit type 1 TsaB gives MAIILSIETATNVCSTSIIRDNEVVISKHDHLPNTHAKNLMLFIQKIIDESNISLNDLDAVAVSEGPGSYTGLRIGFSSAKGFCYALDIPLITVSTLKGIAFSAKQQFIKTGNIEDYKLIPMIDAGRMEVYTAVYNQNLITETEPHPLILNENSFENINNKTLVFAGNGCNKFSKIVSKSNYVFFDDISCNAETIGLIAQEKYRLKQFADTAYSEPFYLKQFEAKKSVVKGLH, from the coding sequence ATGGCGATAATTTTAAGCATAGAAACAGCTACCAACGTTTGCTCAACATCAATTATACGCGACAATGAAGTTGTAATAAGCAAACACGACCATTTGCCCAACACACATGCAAAAAACTTGATGTTGTTCATTCAAAAAATAATTGACGAAAGCAATATTTCGCTTAACGACTTAGATGCAGTTGCCGTTAGCGAAGGACCAGGCTCGTACACAGGACTACGTATAGGATTTTCATCAGCCAAAGGATTTTGCTATGCTTTAGATATACCGCTCATAACCGTTAGTACTCTTAAAGGAATAGCATTTTCGGCAAAACAACAATTTATAAAAACTGGAAATATAGAAGATTATAAGCTTATTCCTATGATTGACGCCGGAAGAATGGAAGTTTATACAGCCGTTTATAACCAAAATTTAATCACTGAAACGGAACCTCACCCACTTATACTAAACGAAAACAGTTTCGAAAATATTAACAACAAAACGCTTGTATTTGCCGGCAATGGCTGCAATAAGTTCAGCAAAATTGTAAGCAAATCGAATTATGTGTTTTTTGACGATATTAGTTGCAATGCCGAAACAATAGGACTGATTGCTCAAGAAAAATATAGACTTAAGCAATTTGCTGATACCGCCTACTCCGAGCCGTTTTACTTGAAACAATTTGAAGCAAAAAAATCAGTAGTAAAAGGACTGCACTAA
- a CDS encoding efflux RND transporter periplasmic adaptor subunit, with the protein MKRNKKRRILIIVSSVVAVAIIALAIAKSKGYIGKPAPTTVETCKVTKGNITETITATGKIEPAVEVKLSPDVSGEIIELYVNEGDHLQKGQLIAKINPEIYRSNYERTVAGLNTSKANLANSNARLEQAKAQFINAENAYKRQKELFDKDAISLSEYETAYANYQVAKAEVNAANETVRASEYNVLSSQAIVDEAKENLTKTSIYSPVDGTVSKLNVQQGERVAGASQFSAGTEILRIANLDDMEVIVEVSEIDIARVSLNDTAIVEIDAYPNAEIKGVVNKIAISAKSQVASTDQITNFEVKILLIPESYKQLKSEHANFAAPLRPGMSANVTILTSNLSQILTLPIQAVTTRPKKDFGINNLTDEQKNETIECVFVVNNDSVAITKVKTGIQDSEKIHIVEGLSENQEVVTGPYKILSTTLKNGEKIKVKQSLDKDEN; encoded by the coding sequence ATGAAAAGAAATAAAAAGAGAAGAATATTAATAATAGTATCATCGGTAGTTGCCGTAGCGATTATTGCATTGGCAATAGCCAAAAGCAAAGGTTATATCGGCAAGCCTGCTCCTACTACTGTTGAAACCTGCAAAGTTACTAAGGGTAATATTACCGAAACCATAACAGCCACCGGTAAAATTGAACCTGCCGTAGAAGTTAAACTTTCGCCTGATGTTTCGGGAGAAATTATCGAGTTGTACGTCAACGAAGGCGACCATTTGCAAAAAGGTCAGTTGATTGCCAAAATAAACCCCGAAATATATCGCTCCAATTACGAGAGAACCGTTGCCGGACTTAATACATCTAAAGCTAATTTGGCTAACAGTAACGCACGTTTGGAACAGGCTAAAGCTCAGTTTATAAACGCCGAAAATGCCTACAAGCGCCAAAAAGAACTTTTTGATAAAGATGCTATTTCATTGTCGGAATACGAAACTGCATACGCAAACTATCAGGTTGCCAAAGCCGAAGTCAATGCAGCAAACGAAACTGTTAGAGCTTCGGAATACAATGTTTTGAGCTCGCAAGCCATAGTCGATGAAGCCAAAGAAAATCTTACCAAAACCTCAATATACTCGCCTGTTGACGGAACCGTTTCAAAACTTAATGTTCAGCAAGGTGAAAGAGTTGCAGGGGCATCGCAGTTTAGCGCCGGAACCGAAATTTTGCGCATAGCAAACTTAGACGATATGGAAGTTATTGTTGAAGTCAGCGAAATTGACATAGCCAGAGTTTCGCTCAACGATACTGCCATAGTTGAAATAGATGCATATCCGAATGCGGAAATAAAAGGCGTTGTCAACAAAATAGCTATATCTGCAAAATCGCAGGTAGCTTCCACCGACCAAATTACCAACTTTGAAGTTAAAATATTGCTAATCCCCGAATCGTACAAACAGCTTAAAAGCGAGCACGCCAATTTTGCAGCTCCCCTCAGACCCGGAATGTCGGCTAATGTTACAATTCTGACTTCAAACCTTTCGCAAATTCTGACGTTACCTATACAAGCTGTTACAACCCGACCCAAAAAAGATTTTGGCATAAATAACTTGACAGATGAACAAAAAAATGAAACAATTGAATGTGTTTTTGTTGTAAACAACGACAGCGTTGCTATTACGAAGGTGAAAACAGGTATTCAGGATAGCGAAAAAATACATATTGTAGAAGGTTTGTCGGAAAATCAGGAAGTTGTAACAGGACCTTATAAAATACTAAGCACAACGCTCAAAAACGGCGAAAAAATTAAGGTTAAGCAATCTTTAGACAAAGATGAGAATTAA